The Pseudomonas extremaustralis genome contains a region encoding:
- a CDS encoding HupE/UreJ family protein, which translates to MSLKKLFGAAALLLAPALAFAHPGHGDNGWMAGVSHPLGGLDHLLAMVAVGLWAAQQKGAARWALPCTFVGTMLLGGVLGFEGLGLPALESGIAASVLALGLAVALAVRPPLFVAVGATAVFALFHGVAHGLELPAMSGPWAYAAGFVAATAALHAAGYALVRGLPAAAAPLVRIAGAASAATGVWLLAG; encoded by the coding sequence ATGAGCCTGAAAAAACTCTTCGGCGCCGCTGCCCTGCTGCTCGCACCGGCCCTGGCCTTCGCTCACCCCGGCCACGGCGACAACGGCTGGATGGCCGGAGTCAGCCATCCGTTGGGTGGCCTCGATCACCTGCTGGCCATGGTCGCGGTCGGCCTGTGGGCGGCCCAGCAAAAAGGCGCGGCCCGTTGGGCGCTGCCGTGCACCTTCGTGGGCACCATGCTGCTGGGCGGCGTGCTGGGTTTTGAAGGCCTGGGCTTACCGGCGCTGGAAAGCGGGATTGCCGCTTCGGTGCTGGCCCTGGGCCTGGCGGTGGCGCTGGCGGTGCGTCCGCCGCTGTTTGTCGCCGTGGGGGCGACGGCGGTGTTTGCGCTGTTCCACGGCGTGGCCCATGGCCTGGAGCTGCCGGCAATGTCGGGCCCCTGGGCGTATGCCGCCGGGTTTGTCGCTGCGACCGCCGCGTTGCATGCCGCCGGTTATGCGCTGGTGCGCGGGCTGCCGGCTGCGGCGGCACCGCTGGTGCGGATTGCCGGGGCAGCGTCGGCGGCGACGGGGGTCTGGTTGCTGGCGGGCTGA
- a CDS encoding AGE family epimerase/isomerase gives MPIAPSSTSQPSLNAVLTHFHDLIVPLWQGPGWNAELALPYEALDADHKPLPPQRYRAMACARQLYLFASLIGKPDAAFAEERAAALFRSLQRHFHDAEHGGWFYSIDPAGQPLDPRKDLYTHAFIIFACAHYWAKVREPLVESVLNAALEVVAKRFANGDGLYEAVLERDWSSLQSGPLQNPLMHLAEAFLATLAVRADAAVQTALLSLATAMQQRFIDRQHGVMMEKPLGAVDNWFEPGHQFEWFFLLESSPILRDTPLHASLTRAFAYAEQKGVDNLSGAVSGMLAVDGSVRDGTQRIWAQAEYLRALTLRPGSEALLQRQLLALQQHFLHAKGWNECLDANGDVSRRDMPSTTPYHLATCYQGLVKALG, from the coding sequence ATGCCCATCGCTCCAAGCTCCACCTCCCAGCCTTCGTTGAATGCCGTGCTTACGCACTTCCATGACCTGATCGTGCCGCTGTGGCAGGGCCCGGGCTGGAACGCCGAGCTGGCGCTGCCCTATGAGGCGCTGGACGCCGATCACAAGCCTTTACCCCCGCAACGCTACCGCGCCATGGCCTGCGCCCGGCAGCTCTATCTGTTCGCGAGCCTGATCGGCAAGCCCGACGCTGCGTTTGCCGAAGAACGCGCGGCCGCGCTGTTCCGCTCGCTGCAACGGCATTTCCACGACGCCGAGCACGGCGGCTGGTTCTACAGCATCGACCCCGCCGGCCAACCGCTGGACCCGCGCAAAGACCTCTACACCCACGCCTTCATCATCTTTGCCTGCGCCCATTACTGGGCCAAGGTGCGCGAGCCGCTGGTGGAATCGGTGCTCAATGCAGCCCTTGAAGTGGTTGCAAAACGCTTCGCCAACGGTGACGGCCTGTACGAAGCCGTACTGGAGCGCGACTGGTCGTCCCTCCAGTCCGGCCCGCTGCAAAACCCGTTGATGCACCTGGCCGAAGCGTTCCTCGCCACCCTCGCGGTGCGCGCGGACGCCGCCGTGCAAACCGCCCTGCTGAGCCTGGCGACGGCCATGCAGCAGCGCTTCATCGACCGCCAGCACGGGGTGATGATGGAAAAACCGCTGGGCGCTGTGGATAACTGGTTTGAGCCGGGGCACCAGTTCGAATGGTTCTTTTTGCTCGAATCCTCGCCCATCCTGCGCGACACGCCGCTGCACGCCTCTCTGACGCGGGCCTTTGCCTACGCCGAGCAGAAGGGTGTGGATAACCTCAGCGGCGCGGTCAGCGGCATGCTGGCCGTGGACGGCAGCGTGCGTGACGGCACCCAGCGCATCTGGGCCCAGGCCGAGTACCTGCGGGCACTGACCTTGCGCCCCGGCAGCGAAGCGCTGCTGCAACGCCAGTTACTCGCGCTGCAACAGCACTTCCTGCATGCCAAAGGCTGGAACGAATGCCTGGACGCCAACGGCGACGTGAGCCGCCGGGATATGCCGTCGACCACGCCGTATCACTTGGCGACCTGTTATCAGGGGTTGGTCAAGGCCCTCGGCTGA
- a CDS encoding SDR family oxidoreductase: MTSTLFITGATSGFGEACARRFAEAGWKLVLTGRRAERLNALVEELSKQTEVHGLVVDVRDRKGMEEAIANLPPSFATLRGLINNAGLAVGTDPAPKCNLDDWETMVDTNIKGLLTTTSLLLPRLIAHGRGAGIINLGSIAGSYPYPGSHVYGGSKAFVKQFSLNLRCDLQGTGVRVTNIEPGLCESEFSLVRFGGDQARYDATYAGAEPIQPQDIADTIFWVLNTPAHVNINRLELMPVSQSWAGFAIERGAK, encoded by the coding sequence ATGACATCCACTCTGTTTATCACCGGCGCCACATCCGGATTTGGCGAAGCCTGCGCCCGTCGTTTTGCCGAGGCCGGCTGGAAACTGGTGCTCACCGGTCGTCGCGCCGAGCGCTTGAATGCGCTGGTCGAGGAGCTTTCCAAGCAAACCGAAGTACACGGCCTGGTGGTGGATGTGCGTGACCGCAAGGGCATGGAAGAGGCCATCGCCAACCTGCCGCCGTCGTTCGCCACCTTGCGCGGCCTGATCAACAACGCCGGCCTGGCCGTGGGCACCGACCCGGCGCCCAAGTGCAACCTCGACGATTGGGAAACCATGGTCGACACCAACATCAAGGGCCTGCTGACCACCACCAGCCTGCTGCTGCCGCGCCTGATCGCCCATGGCCGTGGCGCCGGGATCATCAACCTCGGTTCCATCGCCGGCAGCTACCCGTATCCGGGCAGCCACGTGTATGGCGGCTCCAAGGCGTTCGTCAAACAGTTCTCCCTGAACCTGCGCTGCGACCTGCAAGGCACTGGCGTGCGCGTGACCAACATCGAGCCGGGGCTGTGCGAAAGCGAGTTCTCCCTGGTGCGCTTCGGCGGTGACCAGGCGCGCTACGACGCCACCTATGCCGGCGCCGAGCCGATCCAGCCGCAGGACATCGCCGACACCATCTTCTGGGTGCTCAACACCCCGGCGCACGTCAACATCAACCGCCTGGAACTGATGCCGGTGAGCCAGAGCTGGGCCGGTTTTGCGATTGAGCGCGGGGCCAAGTAA
- a CDS encoding TerC family protein, producing MLFEGALHGLSMVFQVFVLDLILSGDNALVIALACRGLPAQQVRQAVMIGTSGAIILRVLLTTLAGWLLLVPWLKLAGALFLVVIAIRLLSEEEAVEDGQPPAVSSMTLGGAVLTVLSADLIMSLDNVVGLAAVAQGSVFYLVLGLLLSVPLLMFGSVWVSGLLQRYRILVSVGGALLGYIAGDIAVSDPVMVGWVNSQSPALNQVVPLLCAVFVLVQSRIIQRQRLRLPRPAPRVRAPVQVQVPMIEPMPMPMPARVSAPQGEPLAAPPVEAPTEVRNDKRPYGGLIRVLAGIVVILLASGLLYSLVGGLSARLMPAPQKDNVYLCTGASTSLYFRPGGSAIRLVFGGGEAKGYVNYKKILWENPQSAERDLHLSLPDEIEKTSATVVTLNGGSFAQIPCTLSR from the coding sequence ATGTTATTTGAAGGTGCGCTGCACGGACTGAGCATGGTCTTCCAGGTGTTTGTCTTGGACTTGATCCTGTCTGGCGACAATGCGCTGGTCATTGCCCTGGCCTGTCGCGGCTTGCCGGCGCAGCAAGTGCGGCAGGCGGTGATGATCGGTACCAGTGGGGCGATCATCTTGCGCGTGCTGTTGACGACTCTGGCCGGCTGGTTGCTGTTGGTGCCATGGCTCAAGTTGGCCGGGGCGCTGTTCTTGGTGGTGATTGCGATTCGTTTGCTCAGCGAGGAAGAAGCCGTCGAGGACGGCCAGCCACCGGCTGTTTCGTCGATGACCCTGGGCGGGGCGGTGCTGACGGTGTTGAGCGCCGACCTGATCATGAGCCTGGATAACGTGGTGGGACTGGCTGCCGTGGCGCAGGGCAGCGTGTTCTATCTGGTGCTGGGCCTGCTATTGAGTGTGCCGTTGTTGATGTTCGGCAGTGTATGGGTCAGTGGCCTGCTGCAACGCTATCGGATCTTGGTGTCGGTGGGCGGTGCTTTGCTGGGGTACATCGCCGGCGACATCGCGGTATCCGATCCGGTGATGGTGGGATGGGTCAACAGCCAGTCGCCCGCGCTGAACCAGGTCGTGCCGTTGCTGTGCGCGGTGTTTGTGCTGGTCCAGTCACGGATCATCCAGCGTCAACGTCTGCGCCTGCCACGGCCGGCACCTCGCGTGCGCGCGCCGGTGCAAGTGCAGGTGCCGATGATTGAACCGATGCCGATGCCGATGCCAGCGCGGGTGTCGGCGCCGCAAGGGGAACCGCTCGCTGCGCCGCCTGTGGAGGCGCCGACGGAGGTTCGCAACGACAAGCGCCCCTATGGGGGGCTGATCCGCGTGCTTGCCGGGATCGTCGTCATTCTGTTGGCCAGCGGGTTGCTATACAGCCTGGTGGGCGGCTTGTCCGCGCGGCTGATGCCCGCTCCACAGAAGGACAACGTCTACCTGTGTACCGGCGCCAGCACCTCGCTGTACTTCCGGCCGGGTGGCAGCGCGATACGCTTGGTATTCGGTGGCGGTGAAGCGAAAGGCTACGTGAACTACAAGAAGATTCTCTGGGAAAACCCCCAAAGTGCCGAGCGCGACTTGCACCTGAGCCTGCCGGACGAAATCGAAAAAACCAGCGCCACGGTGGTGACCTTGAACGGCGGAAGCTTCGCGCAGATACCTTGTACCTTGAGCCGATAG
- the hflC gene encoding protease modulator HflC — translation MMGKLKWLAVVLAVAALWALASSAYVVDESQQALIIRFGAPMGVAGEPGLKFKVPFSDSVVFYDSRLQTLLSPAEQVILGDQKRIEVETFTRFRISDPLRFYQAVGTLDQANAQLTQMVSSSVRRELGEIALRSLLSPARRDEVAIIEKDVAEKARSLGIEITEVRLHRADLPFEASQAIYDRMKSERQREAKELRAQGFEWAQQIQAKADRDRTVLLSEVQRQAAITHGEADADANQILSAAFSKDPAFYKLYRALQTYRQALAESQPMLVLTPDADFLKQFKTGPAAASGK, via the coding sequence ATGATGGGCAAACTCAAATGGCTGGCGGTGGTGCTTGCCGTAGCGGCGCTGTGGGCACTGGCGTCCTCGGCCTATGTGGTGGATGAATCGCAGCAGGCGCTGATTATCCGCTTCGGTGCGCCGATGGGCGTGGCCGGCGAGCCGGGCCTGAAATTCAAGGTGCCGTTCAGCGACTCGGTGGTGTTCTATGACAGCCGCCTGCAAACCCTGTTGTCCCCTGCCGAGCAGGTGATCCTGGGCGACCAGAAGCGTATTGAAGTGGAGACGTTCACACGCTTTCGTATCAGCGACCCCCTGCGGTTCTACCAAGCGGTGGGCACCCTTGATCAAGCCAACGCGCAGTTGACGCAAATGGTCAGCTCGTCGGTGCGCCGCGAGTTGGGCGAGATCGCCCTGCGCTCGTTGTTGTCACCGGCGCGCCGGGACGAAGTGGCGATCATCGAGAAAGACGTTGCCGAGAAGGCCCGGTCCCTGGGGATCGAGATTACGGAGGTGCGCCTGCACCGGGCGGATCTGCCATTCGAAGCCAGCCAGGCGATTTACGATCGGATGAAGTCCGAGCGCCAGCGCGAAGCCAAGGAACTGCGTGCCCAGGGCTTCGAGTGGGCGCAGCAGATCCAGGCCAAAGCCGACCGCGACCGTACCGTGCTGCTGTCCGAAGTCCAGCGCCAGGCAGCGATCACCCACGGTGAAGCAGACGCCGATGCCAACCAGATTCTGTCGGCGGCCTTCAGCAAGGACCCCGCGTTCTACAAGTTGTACCGCGCGTTGCAGACCTACCGTCAGGCACTGGCTGAAAGCCAACCGATGCTAGTCCTGACACCGGACGCTGACTTCCTCAAACAATTTAAAACCGGGCCTGCGGCTGCCAGTGGGAAATGA
- the hflK gene encoding FtsH protease activity modulator HflK, with translation MTDSPTVIPAEPGPARPLRERIRYNLALLDLRGRGLALIGGLLLLAWLSSGIYKVQPDEQGVVLRFGRWQQTAESGLHYHLPYPIETVLLPRITQVNQLQLGSGASGVASASNGARDKQMLTGDENIVEADCTVFWRIKDARFYLFKISDPERSVKLAAESALREVIGRTPIQSVMSDKRAQIADETRDLLQQLLDHEQAGILITQVQLQRVDPPPQVIDAFNDVQRARADQERARNEAEAYANDVIPRARGDAARITQDAEAYKAQVGNLADGEAKRFLSVYNSYVQSKDVTAWRLYMESMDEVLKKASKVIIDSSGKGMSGVVPYMPLSEQGKPVQKDTRP, from the coding sequence ATGACCGATAGTCCCACTGTTATTCCTGCCGAGCCTGGCCCGGCGCGGCCGCTGCGCGAGCGAATCCGCTACAACCTGGCCCTGCTCGACCTGCGCGGGCGCGGCCTTGCGTTGATCGGCGGGCTGTTGCTGCTGGCCTGGCTCAGTTCGGGTATCTACAAGGTGCAGCCCGACGAGCAAGGCGTTGTGCTGCGCTTTGGCCGGTGGCAGCAGACCGCCGAATCGGGATTGCACTATCACTTGCCCTATCCGATCGAAACGGTCCTGCTGCCGCGCATCACTCAGGTCAATCAACTGCAATTGGGCAGCGGTGCCAGTGGCGTGGCTTCGGCCAGTAACGGCGCTCGGGACAAGCAAATGCTGACCGGCGACGAGAATATCGTCGAAGCCGATTGCACGGTGTTCTGGCGGATCAAGGACGCGCGTTTCTATCTGTTCAAGATCAGCGACCCGGAACGCTCGGTGAAACTCGCCGCCGAGAGCGCCCTGCGGGAAGTCATCGGACGGACGCCGATCCAGTCGGTGATGTCGGACAAACGTGCGCAGATTGCCGATGAAACCCGCGACCTGCTCCAGCAATTGCTGGATCACGAGCAGGCCGGAATCCTGATCACCCAAGTGCAATTGCAGCGGGTCGATCCGCCGCCCCAGGTGATCGACGCGTTCAACGATGTGCAGCGCGCCCGTGCCGACCAGGAACGGGCCCGCAACGAAGCCGAAGCCTATGCCAATGATGTGATCCCGCGAGCCCGTGGCGATGCAGCGCGCATTACCCAGGACGCCGAAGCCTACAAAGCCCAGGTGGGCAACCTCGCCGACGGTGAGGCCAAGCGTTTCCTGTCGGTCTACAACAGCTACGTTCAATCCAAGGACGTGACTGCATGGCGCTTGTACATGGAGAGCATGGACGAAGTGCTGAAGAAGGCATCCAAGGTCATCATCGATTCCTCAGGCAAAGGCATGTCGGGTGTGGTGCCTTATATGCCGCTGAGCGAACAGGGCAAACCCGTGCAGAAGGACACCCGACCATGA
- a CDS encoding ABC transporter ATP-binding protein — protein sequence MSAPILEMKDLDVFYGPIQALKKVSLYINEGETVSLIGSNGAGKSTLLMSIFGQPRAESGLILYNGVDITRKSSHYIASNGIAQSPEGRRVFPDMTVEENLLMGTIPIGDKFAHEDMQRMFELFPRLKERRNQRAMTMSGGEQQMLAIARALMSRPKLLLLDEPSLGLAPIVVKQIFATLRELAATGMTIFLVEQNANHALRLSDRAYVMVNGEIRLTGTGKELLVNEEVRNAYLGGH from the coding sequence ATGAGTGCACCTATCCTCGAAATGAAGGACCTGGACGTGTTTTACGGCCCGATCCAGGCCCTGAAGAAAGTCTCGCTCTACATCAACGAAGGCGAAACCGTCAGCCTGATCGGCTCCAACGGCGCGGGCAAGTCCACGCTGCTGATGTCGATCTTCGGCCAGCCACGGGCCGAGTCGGGGCTGATTCTCTACAACGGCGTCGACATCACCCGAAAGTCGTCCCACTACATCGCCTCCAACGGCATTGCGCAGTCGCCGGAAGGGCGGCGGGTGTTCCCCGACATGACCGTCGAGGAAAACCTGCTGATGGGCACCATCCCCATCGGCGACAAGTTCGCCCATGAAGACATGCAGCGCATGTTCGAGCTGTTCCCACGGCTCAAGGAGCGACGTAACCAGCGCGCCATGACCATGTCCGGCGGCGAGCAGCAAATGCTCGCCATCGCCCGTGCGCTGATGAGCCGCCCCAAGTTGCTGCTGCTGGACGAACCGAGCCTGGGCCTGGCGCCGATCGTGGTGAAGCAGATCTTCGCGACCCTGCGCGAGCTGGCGGCCACCGGGATGACCATCTTCCTGGTGGAACAGAACGCCAACCACGCCTTGCGCTTGTCGGACCGCGCCTATGTGATGGTCAACGGCGAGATTCGCCTGACCGGTACCGGTAAGGAATTGCTGGTCAACGAAGAGGTGCGTAACGCGTATTTGGGCGGACATTAA
- a CDS encoding ABC transporter ATP-binding protein has product MSKEVVLSVEHLMMHFGGIKALSDVSLKVERNSIFALIGPNGAGKTTVFNCLTGFYKASGGKIELNVRGKQTNVIQLLGERFQAIDFVSPKSFLSRVYYKMFGGTHLVNRAGLARTFQNIRLFKEMSVLENLLVAQHMWVNRNMLAGILNTKGYRKAESDALDHAFYWLEVVDLVDCANRLAGELSYGQQRRLEIARAMCTRPQIICLDEPAAGLNPQETEALSAMIRLLRDEHDITVVLIEHDMGMVMSISDHIVVLDHGNVIAEGGPDAIRNDPKVIAAYLGADEEELV; this is encoded by the coding sequence ATGAGCAAGGAAGTCGTCCTGTCCGTGGAACATTTGATGATGCACTTCGGTGGCATCAAGGCCTTGAGCGATGTGAGCCTCAAGGTCGAACGCAACTCGATCTTCGCCCTGATCGGCCCTAACGGCGCCGGCAAGACCACGGTGTTCAACTGCCTCACCGGCTTCTACAAAGCCAGTGGCGGCAAGATCGAACTCAACGTGCGCGGCAAGCAGACCAACGTGATCCAACTGCTTGGCGAGCGTTTCCAGGCCATCGACTTCGTGTCGCCCAAAAGCTTCCTCAGCCGGGTGTACTACAAGATGTTCGGTGGCACCCACCTGGTGAACCGCGCCGGGCTGGCGCGCACGTTCCAGAACATTCGTTTGTTCAAGGAAATGTCGGTGCTGGAAAACCTGCTGGTGGCCCAGCACATGTGGGTCAACCGCAACATGCTGGCGGGCATCCTCAACACCAAGGGCTATCGCAAGGCTGAAAGCGACGCCCTCGACCACGCCTTCTACTGGCTGGAAGTGGTCGACCTGGTCGACTGCGCCAACCGCCTGGCCGGCGAACTCTCCTACGGCCAGCAGCGCCGCCTGGAAATCGCCCGCGCCATGTGCACCCGGCCGCAGATCATCTGCCTGGACGAACCGGCAGCCGGTCTCAACCCCCAGGAAACCGAAGCCCTCAGCGCGATGATTCGCCTGCTGCGCGACGAACACGACATCACGGTGGTGCTGATCGAACACGACATGGGCATGGTGATGAGTATTTCCGACCACATCGTGGTGCTCGACCACGGCAATGTGATCGCCGAGGGTGGCCCCGACGCGATCCGCAACGACCCGAAAGTGATTGCCGCCTACCTGGGCGCGGACGAAGAGGAGCTGGTATGA
- the livM gene encoding high-affinity branched-chain amino acid ABC transporter permease LivM — MSAAKPIDIKKSVVDTVLAGLISLIVFGPIVGVVLDGYSFNLEPARVGLLVAIVMAGRFALSLFLQTPKGLKVLQGFESSGSGVHVLPPDYKSRLRWIIPALIVIAIVFPIFANKYLLTVVILGLIYVLLGLGLNIVVGLAGLLDLGYVAFYAIGAYGLALGYQYLGLGFWTVLPLAAIAAALAGCILGFPVLRMHGDYLAIVTLGFGEIIRLVLNNWLSFTGGPNGMPVPSPTFLGLEFGKRAKDGGIPFHEFFGIDYNPNIKFMFIYIVLFLVVLAVLYIKHRLTRMPVGRAWEALREDEIACRSMGLNHVLVKLSAFTIGASTAGLAGVFFASYQGFVNPSSFTFFESALILAIVVLGGMGSTVGVVIAAFVLTVAPELLRSFSEYRVLLFGVLMVVMMIWRPRGLIRISRTGVTPRKGVAP, encoded by the coding sequence ATGTCTGCTGCCAAACCCATCGATATCAAGAAAAGTGTGGTCGATACGGTCCTCGCCGGGCTGATTTCCCTGATCGTGTTCGGTCCGATCGTCGGCGTGGTCCTCGACGGCTACAGCTTCAACCTGGAACCGGCCCGCGTCGGCTTGCTGGTCGCCATTGTGATGGCCGGGCGCTTTGCCCTGAGCCTGTTCCTGCAAACCCCCAAGGGCCTGAAGGTTCTGCAAGGCTTCGAGAGCAGTGGTTCGGGGGTGCATGTGCTGCCGCCGGACTACAAGTCGCGGCTGCGCTGGATCATCCCGGCCCTGATCGTGATCGCCATCGTGTTCCCGATCTTCGCCAACAAGTACCTGCTGACCGTGGTGATCCTCGGGCTGATCTACGTGTTGCTGGGCCTGGGCCTGAACATCGTGGTGGGCCTGGCCGGCCTGCTCGACCTCGGTTACGTGGCGTTCTACGCCATCGGTGCCTACGGCCTGGCGCTGGGCTATCAATACCTCGGCCTGGGTTTCTGGACCGTACTGCCTCTGGCGGCCATCGCGGCGGCTTTGGCGGGGTGTATCCTCGGGTTCCCGGTGCTGCGCATGCACGGCGACTACCTGGCCATCGTGACCTTAGGCTTCGGTGAAATCATTCGCCTGGTGCTCAACAACTGGCTGTCGTTCACCGGCGGCCCGAACGGCATGCCGGTGCCTTCGCCGACGTTTCTCGGCCTGGAGTTCGGCAAGCGCGCGAAGGATGGCGGGATTCCGTTCCATGAGTTCTTCGGCATCGATTACAACCCCAACATCAAGTTCATGTTCATCTACATCGTGCTGTTCCTAGTGGTGCTGGCCGTGCTGTACATCAAGCATCGCCTGACCCGCATGCCGGTCGGCCGCGCCTGGGAAGCCTTGCGCGAAGATGAGATCGCCTGCCGTTCCATGGGCCTTAACCATGTGCTGGTCAAGCTCTCGGCGTTCACCATCGGCGCTTCCACTGCCGGTCTGGCGGGCGTGTTCTTTGCCAGTTACCAGGGCTTCGTCAACCCGTCGTCGTTCACCTTCTTCGAGTCGGCGCTGATCCTGGCCATCGTGGTGCTGGGCGGCATGGGCTCGACGGTGGGCGTGGTGATCGCGGCGTTCGTATTGACCGTCGCGCCGGAACTGCTGCGCAGCTTCTCCGAATACCGCGTGCTGCTGTTTGGCGTGTTGATGGTGGTGATGATGATCTGGCGACCGCGCGGCCTGATCCGCATCAGCCGTACCGGTGTGACCCCACGTAAAGGAGTGGCGCCATGA
- a CDS encoding ABC transporter permease subunit, with protein MDGIFLQQLVNGLTLGSVYGLIAIGYTMVYGIIGMINFAHGEVYMISAYLAAISLALLAYFGIESFPLLILGTLIFTVVVTGVYGWVIERVAYKPLRNSTRLAPLISAIGISLILQNYAQIAQGAKQQGIPTLLAGAWRVDFGSGFVQLTYTKVFILVAAFAGMALLTYIIKYTKLGRMCRATQQDRKMASILGINTDRVISYVFVIGAAMAALAGVLITLNYGTFDFYAGFIIGIKAFTAAVLGGIGSLPGAMLGGIILGISESLFSGLINSDYKDVFSFSLLVVILIFRPQGLLGRPLVAKV; from the coding sequence ATGGATGGTATTTTCCTGCAGCAACTGGTCAACGGCCTGACCCTCGGGTCGGTCTATGGCCTGATCGCCATCGGCTACACAATGGTCTACGGCATCATTGGCATGATCAACTTCGCCCACGGCGAGGTTTACATGATTTCCGCTTACCTCGCGGCAATCAGTCTGGCTCTGCTGGCTTACTTCGGCATCGAATCCTTTCCGCTGCTCATTCTCGGCACCCTGATCTTCACCGTGGTCGTCACCGGCGTGTACGGTTGGGTCATCGAACGGGTTGCCTACAAACCGCTGCGCAACTCCACCCGATTGGCACCGCTGATCAGCGCCATCGGTATCTCCCTGATCCTGCAGAACTACGCGCAGATCGCCCAGGGTGCCAAGCAACAAGGTATTCCGACCCTGCTGGCCGGGGCCTGGCGTGTCGATTTCGGCAGCGGGTTCGTCCAGCTCACTTACACCAAGGTGTTCATCCTCGTGGCGGCGTTCGCCGGCATGGCGTTGCTCACCTACATCATCAAGTACACCAAGCTCGGCCGCATGTGCCGCGCCACCCAGCAAGACCGCAAGATGGCCTCGATCCTGGGGATCAACACCGACCGCGTGATTTCCTACGTGTTTGTCATCGGTGCCGCCATGGCGGCCCTGGCCGGCGTGCTGATCACCCTCAACTACGGCACCTTCGACTTCTATGCCGGCTTCATCATCGGCATCAAGGCGTTTACCGCAGCGGTACTCGGCGGCATCGGTTCCCTGCCTGGGGCGATGCTGGGCGGGATCATCCTCGGTATCTCCGAGTCGCTGTTCTCAGGGTTGATCAACTCTGACTACAAAGACGTGTTCAGTTTCTCCCTGCTGGTGGTGATTCTGATTTTCCGTCCTCAGGGCCTGCTAGGTCGTCCACTTGTGGCGAAGGTGTAA
- a CDS encoding branched-chain amino acid ABC transporter substrate-binding protein codes for MSQTFYKKGFLALAVAAALGVSAFVQADVKIGVAGPMTGANAAFGEQYMKGAQAAADVINKAGGINGEKIVLVAGDDACEPKQAVAVANRLADQDKVIGVVGHFCSSNTIPASEVYDEAGIIAITPGSTNPQVTERGLGAMFRMCGRDDQQGIVAGDYIVDVLKGKKVAVINDKDTYGKGLADATSAQLKKRGVTPVLEEGLTRGEKDFSALVTKIRSLGADVVYFGGLHPEAGPLVRQIREAGMKDVKFMSDDGVVTDELAKTAGGNQYVDGVYMTFGADPRLLPDSKAVVDAFRKAGYEPEGYTLYAYASVQALAAGFNGAKSNKGEDAAKWLKAHPVQTVMGKKEWDGKGDLKISDYVVYQWDKDGKYHQLEKQK; via the coding sequence ATGTCCCAGACGTTTTACAAGAAAGGTTTTCTGGCCCTCGCCGTTGCAGCGGCACTGGGTGTTTCTGCGTTTGTTCAAGCTGATGTGAAGATCGGCGTAGCGGGGCCGATGACGGGCGCCAACGCGGCTTTCGGTGAGCAGTACATGAAAGGCGCCCAGGCGGCAGCCGATGTGATCAACAAGGCTGGCGGCATCAACGGCGAGAAAATCGTGCTGGTGGCTGGCGACGACGCCTGCGAACCCAAGCAAGCCGTGGCCGTGGCCAACCGCCTGGCGGACCAGGACAAAGTGATCGGCGTGGTCGGGCACTTCTGCTCGTCGAACACCATCCCGGCGTCCGAGGTGTATGACGAAGCCGGCATCATCGCCATCACCCCAGGTTCCACCAACCCCCAAGTGACCGAGCGCGGCCTGGGTGCCATGTTTCGCATGTGCGGGCGTGACGACCAGCAGGGCATCGTCGCCGGCGACTACATCGTCGATGTGCTCAAAGGCAAGAAAGTCGCGGTCATCAACGACAAAGACACCTACGGCAAAGGCCTGGCGGACGCTACTTCCGCCCAGTTGAAAAAGCGCGGCGTCACCCCCGTGCTGGAAGAAGGCCTGACCCGCGGCGAGAAAGATTTCAGCGCCCTGGTCACCAAGATCCGCTCCCTCGGTGCTGACGTCGTGTACTTCGGCGGCCTGCATCCGGAGGCCGGTCCCCTGGTCCGCCAGATCCGTGAAGCGGGCATGAAAGACGTCAAGTTCATGTCCGATGACGGCGTGGTCACTGACGAGCTGGCGAAAACCGCCGGTGGCAATCAGTACGTCGATGGCGTGTACATGACCTTCGGCGCCGACCCGCGCCTGCTGCCAGACAGCAAGGCGGTGGTGGATGCGTTCCGCAAAGCGGGCTACGAGCCGGAAGGCTACACCCTGTATGCCTACGCTTCGGTCCAGGCCCTGGCCGCCGGCTTCAACGGTGCCAAGTCCAACAAGGGCGAAGACGCCGCCAAGTGGCTCAAGGCTCACCCGGTCCAGACCGTAATGGGCAAGAAAGAATGGGATGGCAAGGGCGACCTGAAAATCTCCGACTACGTGGTCTACCAGTGGGATAAAGACGGCAAATACCACCAGTTGGAAAAGCAGAAGTAA